In one Phyllostomus discolor isolate MPI-MPIP mPhyDis1 chromosome 8, mPhyDis1.pri.v3, whole genome shotgun sequence genomic region, the following are encoded:
- the SHC2 gene encoding SHC-transforming protein 2, with protein MTQGPGGRAPPAPPAPPEPEAPTTFCALLPRMPQWKFAAPAGFLGRGSASSRAAGGAGAAGGADPQPEQAGPASVPALAAAVLGACEPRCAAPCPLPALSRCRTAGTRGSRGTRGAAGPPDSVADEWIRKGSFIHKPAHGWLHPDARVLGPGVSYIVRYMGCIEVLRSMRSLDFNTRTQVTREAINRLHEAVPGVRGSWKKKAPNKALASILGKSNLRFAGMSIAVSISTDGLNLSVPATRQVIANHHMQSISFASGGDTDMTDYVAYVAKDPINQRACHILECCEGLAQSVISTVGQAFELRFKQYLHSPPKVVVPPERLTGLEESAWGDEEDAEHNYYNSIPGKEPPLGGLVDSRLTLTQPCALGALGALSQGASPPRRDTRGLHWELGPSAPPGDGYVQADAQGPRDYEDHLYVNTQGLDALELLQPEDSPKKDLFDMRPFEDALKLHECSMAAGAAAPLPLEDQWPSPPTRRAPIAPTEEQLRQEPWYHGQMSRRAAEKLLRADGDFLVRDSVTNPGQYVLTGMHAGQPKHLLLVDPEGVVRTKDVLFESISHLIDYHLQNGQPIVAAESELHLRGVVKREP; from the exons ATGACGCAGGGTCCGGGCGGGCGCGCGCCCCCCGCACCTCCTGCGCCCCCGGAGCCGGAGGCGCCCACCACCTTCTGCGCGCTGCTGCCGCGCATGCCGCAATGGAAGTTTGCGGCTCCGGCCGGCTTCCTGGGCCGCGGCTCGGCTTCGTCGCGGGCGGCCGGGGGCGCGGGGGCCGCGGGAGGCGCCGATCCCCAGCCGGAGCAGGCCGGCCCGGCTAGCGTCCCTGCTCTGGCGGCCGCGGTCCTGGGTGCCTGCGAGCCGCGCTGCGCCGCACCCTGCCCCCTACCGGCTCTCAGCCGCTGCCGAACTGCCGGGACGCGGGGGTCTCGGGGCACGCGGGGGGCTGCCGGGCCCCCTGACTCCGTCGCCGACGAGTGGATTCGCAAAGGCAGCTTCATCCACAAGCCGGCTCACGGCTGGCTACACCCAGACGCCAGGGTCCTGGGGCCCGGGGTCTCCTACATCGTTCGG TACATGGGCTGCATTGAGGTCCTACGCTCCATGCGCTCCCTGGACTTCAACACTCGCACCCAGGTCACCAG GGAGGCCATCAACCGGCTCCATGAGGCTGTGCCTGGGGTCCGGGGCTCCTGGAAGAAGAAG GCCCCCAACAAGGCGCTGGCCTCCATCCTGGGCAAGAGCAACCTGCGCTTCGCCGGCATGAGCATTGCTGTCAGCATCTCCACCGACGGCCTCAACCTCTCCGTGCCCGCCACGCGCCAG GTCATCGCCAACCACCACATGCAGTCCATCTCCTTCGCGTCGGGCGGTGACACG gacaTGACGGATTATGTGGCCTATGTTGCCAAGGACCCCATCAACCAGAGAG CCTGCCACATCCTGGAGTGCTGCGAGGGCCTCGCCCAGAGCGTCATCAGCACTGTGGGCCAAGCCTTTGAGCTGCGCTTCAAACAGTACCTGCACAGCCCCCCCAAGGTTGTCGTCCCCCCTGAAAG GCTGACCGGGTTGGAGGAGTCGGCCTGGGGGGACGAGGAGGACGCGGAACACAATTACTACAACAGCATCCCAGGGAAGGAGCCGCCCCTGGGCGGGCTGGTGGACTCCAGGCTCACCTTGACACAACCCTGCGCCCTTGGGGCCCTGGGAGCCCTCAGCCAG GGAGCATCTCCTCCTCGAAGAGACACCAGAGGCCtgcactgggagctgggcccctcAG ccccaccagggGACGGCTACGTGCAGGCGGATGCCCAGGGGCCCCGAGATTACGAGGACCACTTGTACGTCAACACACAGGGTCTGGACGCACTGGAGCTTCTGCAGCCCGAGGACAGCCCCAAGAAGGACCTGTTCGACATGC GACCCTTCGAGGATGCTCTGAAGCTGCACGAGTGCTCTATGGCAGCGGGCGCGGCGGCCCCCCTTCCTTTGGAGGACCAGTGGCCCAGTCCCCCTACCCGGAGGGCCCCCATCGCCCCCACAGAGGAGCAGCTGCGGCAGGAGCCTTGGTATCACGGCCAGATGAGCCGTCGGGCGGCGGAGAAACTGCTGCGAGCTGACGGGGACTTCCTCGTGCGCGATAGCGTCACCAACCCCGGGCAGTACGTCCTCACAGGCATGCACGCTGGGCAGCCCAAGCACCTGCTGCTTGTGGACCCTGAGGGCGTG
- the ODF3L2 gene encoding outer dense fiber protein 3-like protein 2, with translation MGTLSCDPASRLTTAPLGRRATECQIPETGLRKTCRMATLENGSGPGLYALPSTVGYIDHDRTRAAGPAYSLLRRPSEASPQDTSPGPVYFLDPKVTRFGRSCTPAYSIQGRGKPRGLEVTPGPGAYSPEKVAPVRQRTPPAFTLGSRLRPQPLDTSAPAPNAYTLPSLWGAQIFVKPSSPSYTVVGRTPPARPAQDPAEIPGPGQYESPDPNAYRQRRPAFTMLGRPRAPRPPDETPGPGTHSPEQVTITKARAPAFTMGIRHSKRASTMTPDITP, from the exons ATGGGGACCCTCAGCTGTGACCCCGCTTCCCGGCTGACCACAGCGCCCCTGGGCCGGCGGGCCACGGAGTGCCAGATTCCAGAGACCGGCCTGAGGAAGACCTGCAGGATGGCCACCTTGGAGAACG GCTCTGGGCCGGGCTTGTATGCCCTGCCGTCCACTGTGGGTTACATCGACCATGACCGCACCAGGGCGGCCGGTCCCGCCTACTCGCTGCTCCGGAGACCCAGTGAGG CATCTCCACAGGACACCAGCCCTGGGCCAGTCTACTTCCTGGACCCCAAAGTCACCCGGTTTGGTCGAAGCTGCACCCCTGCCTACTCCATACAGGGCCGGGGCAAGCCTCGGG GTCTGGAGGTGACACCCGGGCCTGGGGCCTACAGCCCAGAGAAGGTGGCCCCTGTGCGCCAGCGGACCCCTCCAGCTTTCACCCTGGGCTCCCGCCTGCGTCCACAGCCTCTGGACacctcagcccccgcccccaatGCCTACaccttgccctctctctggggTGCTCAGATCTTCGTCAAGCCCAGTAGCCCCAGCTACACAGTGGTGGGCCGCACACCCCCTGCCCGCCCTGCACAAGACCCCGCTGAGATCCCCGGCCCGGGCCAGTATGAAAGTCCAGATCCCAACGCCTACCGTCAGCGCCGGCCTGCCTTCACCATGCTGGGGCGGCCCCGTGCCCCACGCCCCCCGGATGAGACGCCTGGCCCTGGCACCCACAGCCCTGAACAGGTCACCATTACCAAGGCCAGGGCCCCGGCGTTCACCATGGGCATCCGACACTCCAAACGGGCCTCCACCATGACCCCAGACATAACACCCTGA